A single window of Betta splendens chromosome 11, fBetSpl5.4, whole genome shotgun sequence DNA harbors:
- the vps28 gene encoding vacuolar protein sorting-associated protein 28 homolog — MFHGISSTGGGGGAPVNKPELYEEVKLYKNAREREKYDNMAELFAVVKTLQALEKAYIKDCVTPSEYTASCSRLLVQYKAAFKQVQGSDVGSIDDFCRKYRLDCPLAMERIKEDRPITIKDDKGNLNRCIADIVSLFITVMDKLRLEIRAMDEIQPDLRELMETMNRMSNMPPDSEAKDKVSLWLTTLSSMSASDELDDNQVRQMLFDLESAYNAFNRFLHSS, encoded by the exons ATGTTTCATGGAATATCGTctacaggaggtggaggcggag CTCCTGTCAATAAACCTGAACTATATGAG gaagtgaagctatATAAAAATGCCAGGGAACGAGAAAA GTATGACAACATGGCAGAATTGTTTGCTGTTGTCAAGACTCTGCAGGCCCTAGAGAAAGCCTACATCAAAGACTGTGTCACACCCTCTGA GTACACCGCGTCCTGCTCCAGACTCTTGGTTCAGTATAAGGCTGCTTTTAAACAGGTGCAGGGCTCTGATGTGGGCTCCATTGATGATTTCTGCAGAAAGTACAGA CTTGACTGCCCACTAGCAATGGAAAGAATTAAGGAGGATCGACCAATTACCATTAAGGATGACAAGGGCAACCTGAACCGCTGCATTGCAGAtattgtttct ctCTTCATCACTGTCATGGACAAGCTGAGACTGGAGATCAGGGCCATGGACGAG ATCCAGCCAGACCTGAGGGAGCTGATGGAAACCATGAACAGAATGAGCAACATGCCTCCAGACTCTGAAGCTAAGGATAAAGTCAGCCTTTG GTTGACCACCCTCAGCAGCATGTCGGCCTCAGACGAGCTGGATGATAATCAGGTTCGCCAGATGTTGTTTGACCTGGAGTCAGCCTACAATGCCTTTAACCGTTTCCTCCATTCCTCCTAA
- the cap2 gene encoding adenylyl cyclase-associated protein 2, with amino-acid sequence MDALMQRLERAVTRLEHVSATMQASGAVANGIDGGSTEGVDAFNALLSGPVSDFLNHSRAIGSEVEKHAEMVINALQTLRTFLKLAATHQEPAQTELHDLLKPISDHIQEIQTFRERNRGSGFFNHLSAVSESIPALGWVAVAQKPGPYVKEMNDAATFYTNRVLKDYKETDRRHVDWVRSYLSIWTGMQSFIKQHHTTGLVWSKCGPIAPPSLFDPPTAPSAPNPPPPPPPGPPPVFTDDDSQPQAGGVGAQHSALFAQLNQGMDITKGLKHVSEDKKTHKNPNLRTQAAPTKTKSPGAVNSPKAAIQRSPPLLELEGKKWRVENFEQKHDLIIEETELKQVVYVFSCSNSTLQVKGKINSIIIDNCKKLGLVFENVVGIVEIINSKAIQLQALGTVPTISINKTDGCQVYLSKDSISCDVVSAKSSEMNIMIPEGDDDYREFPVPEQFKTIWDGSKLVTEPTEIAG; translated from the exons ATGGACGCTCTGATGCAGCGACTGGAGCGGGCCGTGACCCGCCTGGAGCACGTGTCCGCCACCATGCAGGCGTCCGGCGCTGTGGCCAACGGCATCGACGGAG GTTCGACGGAGGGCGTGGACGCCTTCAACGCGCTGCTGAGCGGCCCAGTGTCCGACTTCCTGAACCACAGCCGAGCTATTGGAAGCGAGGTGGAGAAACAC gcggAGATGGTAATCAACGCCCTGCAGACTCTGAGAACCTTCCTTAAACTAGCTGCCACGCACCAGGAACCTGCACAG ACGGAGCTCCACGACCTGCTGAAGCCGATATCGGATCACATCCAGGAGATCCAGACCTTCAGGGAGCGGAACCGCGGCAGCGGCTTCTTCAACCACCTCTCAGCCGTCAGCGAGAGCATCCCGGCTTTAGGCTGGGTCGCTGTG GCCCAGAAACCGGGTCCCTACGTGAAGGAGATGAACGACGCTGCCACCTTCTACACCAACAGAGTCCTGAAGGACTACAAGGAAAC TGACAGGCGTCACGTGGACTGGGTCCGCTCCTACCTCTCGATCTGGACCGGGATGCAGTCATTCATCAAACAGCATCACACCACTGGCCTGGTGTGGAGCAAATGC GGCCCCATCGCTCCCCCGTCTCTCTTTGacccccccaccgcccccaGTGCTCCCAATCCCCCACCTCCGCCGCCACCTGGCCCACCACCCGTCTTCACAGACGATGACAGCCAGCCCCAAGCAGGCGGTGTGGGAGCTCAGCACTCTGCACTGTTCGCTCAGCTAAACCAGGGCATGGACATCACCAAAG GGCTGAAGCATGTTTCAGAGGATAAAAAGACCCACAAGAACCCAAATCTGCGGACTCAGGCAGCCCCGACCAAAACCAAGTCCCCAGGGGCTGTGAACTCCCCTAAAGCAGCCATCCAGAGAAGTCCccccctgctggagctggaggggaaGAAATGGAGGGTG GAAAACTTTGAGCAGAAACACGACCTGATCATCGAGGAGACGGAGCTGAAGCAGGTGGTCTatgtcttcagctgcagcaactCCACGCTGCAGGTTAAAGGCAAAATTAACTCTATCATCATAG ACAACTGCAAGAAGCTGGGTCTGGTTTTTGAGAACGTGGTCGGGATCGTGGAGATCATCAACTCCAAGGCAATTCAGTTACAG GCGTTGGGTACAGTTCCCACTATTTCCATTAACAAGACAGACGGGTGCCAGGTCTACCTGAGTAAAGACTCCATCAGCTGTGACGTTGTCAGTGCCAAGAGTTCTGAGATGAACATCATGATCCCTGAAGGAGACGACGACTAT AGGGAGTTTCCAGTCCCTGAGCAGTTCAAGACCATTTGGGACGGCTCCAAACTAGTTACAGAACCCACTGAGATTGCCGGCTGA
- the LOC114865689 gene encoding aurora kinase A and ninein-interacting protein, with protein sequence MKTSAQEECGVWLDTLQLKGKAKQKQPARPISKLLNPFAKGGGYSLAVALNFTQTEMKMPKTKQSSISTFFTSHRRVLKKMATQSCSSTSTAPTNISSGTKRRYESDVEKSDVYKSEPRLDHDWFSKNMYGSQQVAWEKYEEESPTPSEDLLFEPKEEQYEEINPPASKKRFTECSLVADDSQPPPQAWSQDPLFTCSQYPNSECFLSNQKTQAAKTFNSSEPSEETFGFHLDLEGKTSTQKSLKYFKMDDDKENSTTLSPNSHVDPISNHKWIPPKTASPSKHCRDQLWKQSDKEKSYNSQLKWNKPKSSPLKKQALEQQSRDAYEDNLAMLFTQDSEGFRVIAHRGLQTRSPLKDQTNVSTGIVKNAVYKSQVEEDEDEMLFTQDSQGNMVIKH encoded by the exons ATGAAGACCTCAGCTCAAGAAGAATGTGGTGTTTGGCTGGACACTTTGCAACTTaaaggaaaagcaaaacag AAGCAACCTGCTCGTCCCATTTCTAAGCTGCTGAACCCCTTTGCTAAGGGTGGAGGGTACAGTCTTGCTGTAGCACTGAACTTCACTCAGACTGAAATGAAAATGCCAAAAACCAAACAGAGCTCTATTTCAACCTTTTTTACATCTCATCGCAGAG TCCTTAAAAAGATGGCGACACAGTCCTGCTCATCTACCTCAACGGCTCCCACAAACATCTCATCGGGGACTAAACGACGATATGAATCAGATGTTGAAAAGTCTGATGTGTATAAATCTGAGCCTAGGCTGGACCACGACTGGTTTAGTAAAAATATGTATGGATCACAACAAGTAGCATGGGAGAAATATGAGGAAGAAAGCCCTACACCTTCTGAAGACTTGCTCTTTGAACCAAAGGAAGAGCAGTATGAGGAGATTAATCCACCAGCGAGTAAGAAGAGGTTCACTGAGTGTTCCTTGGTAGCAGATGACAGTCAACCTCCTCCACAAGCATGGAGTCAGGACCCACTGTTCACCTGTAGCCAATATCCCAACAGCGAATGTTTCCTAAGTAACCAGAAAACCCAAGCAGCCAAGACATTTAACAGCTCTGAGCCAAGTGAGGAAAcatttggatttcatttagatcTTGAGGGGAAAACATCAACTCAAAAATCCTTAAAATACTTTAAGATGGATGATGACAAAGAAAACAGCACAACACTGTCTCCTAATTCCCACGTTGACCCTATTTCAAACCATAAATGGATCCCACCAAAAACAGCATCACCTAGTAAACACTGCAGAGATCAGCTTTGGAAACAAAGTGATAAAGAAAAGAGCTACAACTCACAGTTGAAGTGGAATAAACCCAAAAGCTCTCCCCTTAAAAAACAAGCACTGGAGCAGCAAAGCAGAGACGCTTATGAAGACAATCTAGCTATGTTGTTTACCCAGGACTCTGAAGGTTTCAGGGTGATTGCACATAGAGGTCTGCAAACGAGAAGTCCCCTTAAGGACCAGACAAATGTAAGCACTGGCATAGTAAAAAATGCTGTTTACAAAtcacaggtggaggaggatgaagatgagatGCTCTTTACTCAGGACTCTCAGGGAAATATGGTCATCAAACACTGA